The Candidatus Margulisiibacteriota bacterium DNA window ATTTTTAATTAAAAAAGGTATAACTTTTGATCTTGATGAAATAAGTCCGACTAATCCCCTCACCTCTGCCATTCACAAAAATAATGTTGATATCATCTTGCTGCTTGTCAATAAAACGGGGCCAAAACTAAGCAAAGAAGAAATCCTGCCCATACTGGATATGTTTAAAGACCACCCGGATATAGTCCAACTGAAAATAGCAGACCTTAAACAAAGCAAAAAACAAGGGGGATCGGCTGACAATTCTGTTTTTTTTCAGGCTGCTGCAAAAGGCGATATGCAGACGGTCGAACAGCTGATAAATACTCAGCAGATTGACAAAGATGCTCAAGACGATCAGGGGAAAACAGCTTTAATGCTGGCAGCCGAAAACGGACATCTGAATCTGGTTAAACTGTTAGCAGATAATGGAGCAGATTTAAATGCTGTGGATCAGAATAATGAAACTGCTCTAATTCTCGCAGCAAAAAAAGGGTATTTATTGATAATAATCTATCTTCTTGACCATAAAGCTGATTCTACTCTGCGCAACTTAAACGGTCTGACCGCTTTTCTTGAAGCGATCATGAATGATCAGGATGACGCGGCACACAAAATATTCGAAAAGACCAAAGAAAAAATCGGTCCTACAGACCTGAAAAAAGCTATAGAAGTTTCCGACAAAAAAAATAATAAAAACACTACAGACTGGCTGAAAGACACATTATCCGACAAAAAACCTATAATATCTGAGGCTTCCTTACAGAAAAAAAATAATAAATTACAGATTGCAAAACCCTCAGAATCGAAAGTTGAAAAGCCGGTTGGCAAAGATACAAAAAATCAAGCTAAAAATAAAGAAATATTATTGGCTGCTCTGGGAGAAACAAAAAATAAAAAAATTCTTGATATAATTAAAACCAATAACGGAGATATCAATGGCCATGATAAAAACGGACAGACTCCTCTTATGCTAGCTGCCGCCAATAATGATATACAAATTATAACTCTATTAATCCAGGACGGAGCGAACATAAATATTCTTGATTTGGACGGCAATACAGCTCTTATGATCGCGGCTCTTAACGATAATGCGCAGGCTATAAGGACATTATCTCAATATAATGTGGACATTAACGCAAAAAACAAGAATGGACAAACCGCTCTGATGATTACCGCTTTATATGACAAAACAACCGCCATGCGAGAACTGATCAAACTTGGGGCAGATTTGAACAAAACAAACAATAACGGACAATCCGCTTTGGTATTCGCAGCATATCAGAACAATGAAAACGCTGCCAGGATTCTTTTGGAAGCCGGAATTGATAAAAACCTGCGCGACACTTATGGGTTTACAGCCATGGACTGGGCTAAACGCAGAAACAATCAGAATATAATCAACCTATTGAACTCCTGAACTGACAAGAAAAAAATCTGAAACTATATCGGTTTCAGTCCGATATATAACATAGTATTTAGTATAAATATAATTATCAGAGCTTAACATGTTTAATAAAATAATCTCAACGACCACGGATTCATTAATTAAGGATCAGCAAAAACAAATTGAACATTTGCAGAATATTATTAATTCTCAATCACAAACCATAACTGAACAGAATTCTCAAATTTCAATTCTGGGTAAAGAAATTGATGATCTGATAACCAATACTCCCGGCTATCATTTTCACGGGTTCAGGGACGGAAGCATAATTATAAGAGACAAAAAAATAGTTGAACTTAGCGGCTATAATATGGAGGACTTCAACTCAAAAAAAATAAAATGGACAGATCTGGTTATTGCTGAAGATCGACTGACATTCAAACAGACGCTCATTAACGCTCTAAAAAACGGAGAACCATATATCAGGGAATACCGTATTCGCTCAAAAAACGGAGAAACCCACTGGATACAAGAAAGAGGAGTAATTACCCAAACTCAGAATAAAGATTTCATTGTTGACGGGATTTTTTTTGAAATTACTGAAAGAATGCTGGCCAGACAAAAAATTATAGCTAATGAGATAAAACTTAATTTTGTATTTAATAATCTGTCTTCAGGAATTCTTTTGTTTGACAAAAATACAGGTAATTTTCATAGTAACAGAGTATACAGGGAAATATTTGATTTGGAACAGGATATGGAAATAGCTGATTTCCCTTGCGTTTTCTGGGTAGACAGGATGATACACGATGAGTTTCACAATATACTAAACCAAAACAAAAAAATATTTAATTTTGAAAGCGAAATCAGAACTGCCAAAGGTGAAATAAAATCAGTCACTTGCTCTGCATTACAGGAAAACGGCTGGTTGTTGATGTCGTTTACCGATATTACAAATCAAAAAATAATCAGTCGTCAAAAACGACTTATTGAAACGCATGAGCGATTGAAGCTGATGACCGGAGGTCTGTCACATGATTTCAATAATCTGCTGGCTGTGTTGATGGGAAATTTAGAGTTGGCCATGTTAAATTTGCCTGAAAATAATTTTCTTGCAGAAGCTTTAATTGTTACCGATAAAATGTCGGAAATCGTAAGGCAGCTGCTCAGAATAAGTATTCCCAAATATATGACCAAAATAAATGAAGTAAACCTTACAGCAGTGATGAACGATGTGTTGGACTCCATTGCGTCGAATACAAAATATCCGGATGTACACATCAATATAAAATCAGTCGAGACAAATCCTTCCGTTAACGCTGATTCCGGTCAGATCAAAAAAATATTTAAAACAATTATAGAAAACTCACTGGACGCTCTGGGAAAAAACACAACAGACAAAAAAATAAAATCTCTATTGATTAATATATCTCAAGTTTCACTGAATATAAATCAGATTGATGTGCTGTTAAGGACTAACCTTGAAGCTAATAAAATGCTGCTGGCCGATGATATCAAATCTGGCAATTATATAAAAATAACAATCACGGACAATGGCTCCGGTATAGAAACAAAAAATATCAAAAAGATATTTGATCCCTACTTCTCAACAAAAGAAAGAGGTCAGCAGAGAGCAATGGGCCTTAATTTAACAGAAACCGGTTTATTAATACTGGCAAATAAAGGTTTTATCTGCTGCAGAAGCAGAATCGGACAAGGAACGGTATTTGATATCTATTTTCCGGTGGTTGTATAGATTTTCATCATTTAGATGGATTATTCAATAAAATAAAAAGAATGGAAACGTTCTTTTATTTATAATTAATTAAAGATAAAATTAACACAGAACCATCAGGAGTGTAAGAAACAGACTATTATGAAGCTGCCTTTAAAATCTGACAAAAATAAGTTTTCTTTTTTCATTATAGATGATTCCATGTCAATTACCAAAACCTTAAAAGAAATGATTGAAAGTTTTGAAGGAAAATATATCGGCAATGCTTCCAATTCTACTGAAGCCTTTTCACAACTTGTGAAATATATTAATGAAATTGATTTTATACTGCTTGATATCCTGATGCCTGATATCAGCGGACTGAAGATAATTCCGGCTATCAAAACAATTAATCCCAATTTTAAAATTATAATGCTTAGCGCCTTAAGTTCTCCGGCCAATATTCAACAAGCCATATCCCTTGGCGCATCACATTTTATTGCCAAACCTTTTCGTGTTGATCAATTTTTCAACGTAATAAAAACTCTCTGTGAATCTTCAATTAAGGATTCCAACACTTCTATCCACGAAACAAAGAAAGATTTTACCAAAATCCACGCTCTGATAATAGAAGATTCCAACCTTTCTGCCAACTTTATCCGAACAAAACTGGAATCGCTGGGTTGCAAAGTTGTTGGGATAGCTCATCGCGGACAACAAGCCCTGGATATTTTGAACAAAGTACCCAGCATCAATCTGGCAGTATTGAGCATGGTTCTGCCTGATATGGATGGGCTCTCCCTGATTATCAAAATAAATATGTTTGATCCTGACATCAAAATTATCATGTTTTCCGCTAAAGATGACGCCAGATCAATTGAAAAAACCAAAGAACTGGGTGTGGACTATTATATTTCCAAATCGAATTTTACAGACCGTCAGTTGTATGAAGCTCTTTATGAACTTTTTACAGACCTCTAAGCTGTTGTTCAGCTAACCGCTTTATAATACTTCATAGCTTCCGGTATAAATTTTTTGATATCTTCCATCCTGGTTGTGTCTGAAGGATGAGTAGACAAAAATTCAGGAATTTTTGCGGTTCCAGCCTTATTCATTGCATCCCAGAAATAGATTGCAGCTTCCGGATTATATCCGGCTCTGGCCATTAATATCAGCCCTATCCTGTCAGCTTCAGTTTCCTGCAATCTGCTGTATGGTAAAAGTACTATTACCGATGAACCCAAACCATAAACCGTATTATAAGCATTTTTTATTTCAGGTGAATTTTTTTCTATGGCTTTATTCAGCAGATCACTTCCCATACTGACGAGCAGTTCCTGAGACATTCTTTCATTACCATGCTGAGCAAGAGCATGAGCGATCTCATGCGCCATCACAACCGCTAGCTGAGCTTCTCCCTTAGCTACATGCATAATACCGGAATAAACAGCGATTTTCCCGCCCGGAAGACAAAAAGCATTTATAACTGCATCATTTTTTATCAAACAAAACTCCCAGTCAAAATATTTGCTGCGGTCCTGCATATTCATATCCTGCAGGCTTTCATCCGCAGCCTTGACGAGACGGTTACCCACCAGCATAATTTCCTGCCAATCACTACCACTGGTTATGATATCTGACGTTGCCTTGATCTCTTTATAAGACTCTTCACCCATTTGCATCATTTTATCCTCGGGGATCAACAAAGCCCTGGACCTGCTGGTGTACATTACATCATTACATCCCAGCAAGGCAAAAATACTGATAAAAATTGAAACCAGCGCAAATTTTTTTAAACAAGTGACGATTGTCATTATATCACCCTCCCTTTTCAATTTAGATTATGCTACTATATCCAGCACTCTACGTGCAATTGATTTTATTTTTAAGGACAATGCAATAATATCCAGTAAAAGTCCTCTCCAATGGCCTGTTTTTATCAGAATATTCAAGATTTGGCGATGTCTTCTGTTGTATTTAATTGTCCCAGCCATTTCCAAGCTGATATCAGCAACACCGGAGATGATTTGACGAGCAGCTTCCTGCCCTGATATAAGCGCCTGATATATACCCTCTCCTGTGAAGCCTGAAGCCAGCCCGGCAGCGTCGCCCGTTAAAAAGATATTACCGAATACATGTCCTTTGTAATCATAATTTATAGGGAACACTTCAAACCTGGCTCCAGTTGTATTAATTTTATTATTTTTCAGCCAGATATGAAAATTTCTTTTACACTCTATAGTAGATAAAACCTTAGGATCACTACCGCATCCTATGGAAACATAATCTTTATGAGGAAAAATCCAGGCATACCAGGCTTTAAACAATTTTGAATCATAATAAATTTCAAAATTACGGTATTTTTCAGAACAAACAAGATACTGCATGGCCATTCCTGTTATGGAATTTTTCAGTCCCAGAAATTTTCGAACCGACGAGTTCGAACCATCAGAGCCAACAAGCCACTTGTACTTAATACAATAATTCCTGTTTGTTGTAACGTATTCTTTATTTATAGCTGTAACCAATGTTTCTGTTCGTAAAGTTATGTTGTTGTTTTGCTCCAGACGGCTGAGCATCCATTGCCCGAGATTTTTACGGTCAATTGTATAGGCGAAGTTTCGTTGAAATTTTATTTTTGTATGAATATGAGGTGTATTGAAATATATTGTATCATATGAAAAATCCAGTTGTTCAGAAGGAAATCGCAGATAATCCAGAGTTTTTTGTGTAAAACCACCTGCACAGACCTTGGGTCCGATTGTTTTATTTTTTTCCAGAACCAGAACCTTGAGACCGCTATTTATTAAATGATAGGCACAATTTAGCCCGGCCGGTCCGGTCCCGATAATAATTACATCAAATTTTTCCATAATTTTCTTTCATTATAAAAGGTCCATTGAAAAAATTATATACAAATCTCGATATGTTATAATAAAAATAACAGGAGGTGATTATATGTCCAGAAAATTTATGGAAATAGCGATCGGAATTTTCTTCCTGGTCGTATCTTGCCTGGTGATCTATAACGGAATTGCCGCACACAAAGTGCTGGGAAACCTGAACAAGGTAATTATACAGCAGGTAAAGTAATTATTGGAAAACAGTAATTTCCTTTAACATATACCTGAAAGTATAATAAACAATCACTATCAGCACATGGATGAAAAGAATTCCCAGAATTATCATAAAAAAAACAAATGTTTTTTTAAGTGTATAGCGCAGTTTCCAGATAATTATGCTAAGGAATAAGCCGCTCAGGATAACCATAGTGAGCAAAATAGGGCCATGTTGAGTCTTTAAGGCTGGTATTTGAAACAAGGTAAAAGTTACAAATGCAAAAAGAAGAATGAAAACAAAGCTGCGTTTAACTACAAATTTCGCGGTCCTTGTGCTGATATGTTTCAACTTTAAATTGATAGGAACCAATAAAAAATAACGCCAGTAAAGCATTTCCTTTTCAAAAAAAGAATAAATCCTATTTAGCACAAAATTCTCCTGTTCCTGTTTTCTTATAACATTATTTCATTATAATGATTTATATAAATTTATAAAGGTTCATAATGCATGTGGCTAGCTTCTTTTGTCTGGCGTTATTATTTTTCACAATGCTGTTACTAGCCTGATTTTTATATTATAATTAAATTTATGAAAAAAATTATTATAACCGGTTTTTTGTTAATCACTTTACTATTTTTGATTGGATGTGAAGAACAGCAATTTATTGTACTTAACGCCAAACAAGCTGATATTGAAGCACAATTTATAGATTTCGTAGGTATCAGCGGTTACAAAATTACCTACAAAAATATGGATAGAGGATTGTTCAGAATAAAAAAAGGAACAGAAATTATTCCCGAGACCAAAACTACTATGATGAGAACTATAATTGCAACCTCTAACTATCCGGATTTCTCCACAGAATATATGGACCTGGCTTTTCAGGATAAACAAATTATCGATACTCGGAAAATAACGCAAAAAAGTGAACAGCAACGCAGAACTATAGCATTTGCCATCAGCATTACCCAGCAACAGGAGAATGTTTTATTAACACCCATATCTCAGGATGATATGTTTTCCGGCGATGATGTCCGCAAATTTGCCGATCAACTTGAAAAAGCAGGATATCAGGTAGGCCTAATAAAAAAGCAGTAAAATACCCCTTGACGACAGCGGACATTCAGCAGCTGTGTCCATTTTAAGCGATTTAGTAAACGCCTTATATATCAAGACGTAAACAAAATAAACCAATAAATATCGATGCAAGTTTCCTGCATATCTTACCGATAATAAAGTATATTGAATAAATGAGGGGGGTAAGCAAATGATTCAAGATATTATGGAAACTATAGTTTGTACATGTGAAGGTAAGGTTGCCAAGATTGAATACAGTATAGATTTCAGTAATTATTACCTTGACCTCAATCTTAGCCTGAACTAGTTACCACCGTTAATGCTCCGGTAACTCTATTTCTGCTTTACTGTTTTTTTTATCAGTTTTCTCATCCTCTTTGATATAAACTGTTCTGACAGGAAATGGTATTTCGATATCATACTTCCTGAATCTTTTATGTAAGCGTTTGATAAACTCATGCTTTATCAGATACTGATCCACAAATTCCCTGATCCTGAGAATAACCGAAAAATTTATACTGAAATCATCGAATTTATTATACCTTACAAAAGGTTCAAAAGAAGGAACACCACCCTGAATTTCTTTCATTATTTCTTTAGCTGTTTCAATGGTCACTTTTTCAACTTTATCCAGATCACTACTATAACTGACTCCCAAGTCTATAACCAAAGATAATTCCTTCTCCGGCAAATGATAGTTAGTAATAATAGCCGTAGCTACTTTGTTATTCGGAACAATTATATGATTATTGGCCAGGGCCCGGATAACGGTATTGCGCCAGGTTATATCCATAACATAGCCTTCTTCGCCGGAGTCCAGTTTTATATAATCACCAGGTTTAACCTTGCGTGAAAGGATCAGATAGATACCGGAAAACAGGTTGGACAAGGTGTCCTGTAAAGCCAGTGCCACGGCCAAACCACCTACTCCCAGAGCGGTCAGTATAGGAGTTATGGAAAGCCCAAGTGACTGGAGTATGATCAGAGCGCCAATTACATATACCAATAACTGTGAGAGATTGGAAAGTATGGAAATTGAGGGAACAATACTTTTATTTTTGGAACTGTATAAATAAAAAAATGCAGCCGTTATTCTGGCCAGTATCCAGGTAAAAACCAGGATAATGAGAGCCATAACCAAATTCTGTATGGCATTAAGAATATTTGCTTCAAAGCGCAGAGATAATGTCGCCAGATATAAACCACAAACGCTTATTAGTATAAAAGATTTGCCTTTTAAGACACCCAGAATAATGTCGTCGCCTTCCCACTTTGTTTTTGCGGCGATAACCTGAAGCTTGTTGAGAAATACTTTTTCAAAAATAAAAGCAATGAATAGCGCAACCAAAAAAGTAACGCTAAATGCGATATAGGGTTCGACAACAAGAAGTAACATTTTATACACGAATAGTCCTCCCTGAAAATTCAATACTATGTTATCTTAACCAATTCTTTTTTATTGGACAACTGAAATTTTTACCTCGCCTGATATTAATCATCACCTTAATGTCTTATAAACGAATACCCGATTTGTTTTTCTGATTATATCGCCTGTCATTTTGTTGCGATTATAAAAAAAGCACCGCGTTATGCGGTGCTTTTTTTATTCAATTATTCATTAAATTTTATTAGAAGCCTATACTTACTCCAAATCTGTAGAACAGACCGCTTCTATCAACTCCGCTTAAATCAATTTTACCTGCGCCGACCTGATCATCAATTGCTTTTTGAGCATCAACCAATTTGATCAGATAACCTAATTGTGCGAAACCTGAAATTAAAGGTAGTATATCCTGTTTATATTCACCGAAAACTCCACCGTATACTCCACCAGGGAAGCTGACATTATTACCGGCAACTTTACCAGTAAGTAAGTCTGCCATTACATTAACACCCCAATTGACACCCATAAGGCCAAAAGGAAACTTTACCTGCAATTCTATCGGCAATGAACTGAATTTAAATGTTCCCGCAGACCAGGTCTGGCCTCCGTAGGAAAAACCGGATGACACATTTATATCGGTATCACCTAATTGGCTGATTAATAATGATGTAGGGAAAAATGGTATCAATGGAAAATCAAGACCAAGGCCTACGCCTGTTCCTTTGGCAAATCCTGTGTAAACACCCTGAACCTGCAGCAGAGAAAACGACGGAGCTGCCAGAACTACCATGAGCACACTTGCTAAAACGAACTTTTTTAAACCTCTCATAACACCCTCCTTTTTATGATTTATGGCTCTAGCCATAGGTTGTTATTATACTAATGGACACATAAACATTTGTAAAGCTAATTTTTTACGTTATCTGGTCAAATGCCTGTATTTAATGCGATGCGGCTGGTCGGCATCTGTACCTAAACGTTTTTTTCGATCATCTTCATAATCCGTAAAATTTCCTTCAAAAAATCTAACTTTACTGTCACCTTCAAAGGCCAGGATATGTGTAGCAATACGGTCAAGAAACCAGCGATCATGGCTGATAACCACCGCACAACCGGCAAAATTTTCCAGAGCGTCTTCTAACGCCCGGATTGTATTAACATCCAGATCATTAGTAGGTTCATCCAGTAACAATACATTTGTGCCTGCCTTAAGAACTCTGGCCAGATGCACACGATTACGTTCTCCGCCGGAAAGCATGCTCATCTTTTTTTGCTGATCAGCACCCGAAAAATTAAAACGCGACACATAAGTTCTGGAATTCATCTCTTTTTTACCGAGGTTGATGATTTCGCTGCCTTCTGAAATAATTTCCCATACGGATTTATTGGGGTCCAAAATATCACGGCTCTGGTCCACATATCCCAGTTTTACAGTCTCCCCTATTTTTATTGATCCTTCATCAGGTTTTTCCTGCCCGGTTATGATACGGAACATGGTTGTTTTTCCCGCGCCGTTCGGACCGATTACCCCTACTATGCCACCGGCCGGAAGAGAAAAAGTGATATCTTCTACTAGAATCTTGTCACCAAAAGCTTTGCAAACTTTATTGAACTCAATTACTGTCGAACCCAGTCTGGGGCCGGGCGGAATATAAATTTCCAGCTCTTTCATTTGCTTTTCAGCTTCCTGGCTGAGAAGTTTTTCGTAGGCGCTGATTCGAGCCTTAGATTTGGCCTGCCGGGCCTTTGGCGCCATACGCACCCATTCCAGCTCACGCTGCAGGGTCTTTTGCCGTTCTGTTTCAGATTTTTCTTCGGTCTTCAGACGAGCCTGTTTTTGCTCCAGCCAGGAGGAGTAATTTCCCTTCCAGGGAATCCCCTCTCCTCTATCCAGCTCCAGTATCCAGCCCGCAACGTTGTCAAGAAAGTAACGATCGTGAGTTACAGCAATAACCGTGCCTTCATAGCGCCGCAGATGCTGTTCCAGCCAGGCCACAGATTCCGCATCCAGATGGTTGGTAGGTTCATCCAAAAGAAGAATATCAGGCTTTTTCAGCAACAATCTGCACAAAGCTACCCTGCGCCTCTCACCTCCGGAAATAACTTTAACCAATGTATCTCCGGGCGGGCAGCGCAAGGCATCCATAGCCATTTCCAGCTTGGAATCGATGTCCCAGGCGTCAAGCGCGTCAAGTTTTTCCTGAACTTCACCCTGCCTGGCCAGCAGCTTATCCATTTCAGCATCGGATAAAGTTTCACCGAACTTTTCGTTAATCTGATTATATTCATCCATCAAATTTACCAGTTCCTGCATGCCTTCGCTGACGATTTCCTTAACTGTTTTGGTGTCATCGAGCTGAGGTTCCTGTTCCAGATAACCTACTGTAAAACCGGGGGAAATCGTGGTTTTACCTTCAAAATTCAGATCAACACCGGCAAGAATTTTTAAGAGAGAACTTTTACCTGATCCGTTTAAACCCAGCACTCCTATTTTTGCCCCGTAGAAATAGGAAAGATAAATATTTTTCAGAACAGGTTTCTTGTCATAAAATTTACTGACCCCTATCATGGAGTAGATCACTTTATTTGCTTCTTCGGCCATATTGTTTCTCCTCTCGTCTAACTGATGTAAGTAATGCTCAGAGCTAAGGGCTGAGTGCTCGGAGCGCTGAATGTTAACTACAGTATGTAAATTATAATTGAGAAAACCGAAATTACAAACAATTATTTCCGATATATTTTATGGTTGAGCAATTCATATGAATTTCAATTAATATTTTCAACTCTGGCACAAAATTTGTATAATATTGAACAATTCCCCAAAGATTTGGAAAGTTTTGAGCTGCGAGTTGAGCATGGAAAATACTGTTTGAAGGTCACCTGCGTATTGCGTCTTTTATTTTACTTAAAAAAACTGAAAAATAATAACTCTGAAATGGCATATGCCGGTGCTCGTAAATATTGTATAATTTTAGTTAAAGTTATGCTTTGTTTGTGCGGAGTGTCATTTCGACCGAAGCTAAGCGAGTGGAGAAATCTCAAGTCCAATAAAAATGGCATTTTCAGATTCCTCCATTACAGTCGGAATGACGAAAATGCCTGTTTCGTCAGTTCCTGATAGCGGACTTGCACACAAAACAGCATGCAGGAGGTTTGTATGAAAAAAATCACTATTGTATTAATTTTATCAAGTCTGTTGATTATAGCCGGATGCAGCGGACGATCACGACAAACTTTAAAAATAGGTTTTTGCGGGCCATTAACAGGAGATTCGGCAAATTACGGAAAGATGATGACACAGGCAATAAAAATCGCGGTCGTTGAAAAAAATTCCACAGGTGGTATTGGCGGCAAAGTGCCTGTAGAACTTATTGCCGAAGACGATGAAGGCAAAGTGGAAAAAGCAAACGCTGCTATAGAAAAACTGGCAGGTATTGATAAAATATATGGTCTGGTCGGTGCGGTTTTCAGCAGTTGTTCTCTGGCTATAGCACCGAAAGCCCAGGCTAACAAAATTGTGATGATATCACCCTCCTCAACTCACAAAGATCTCACACAAATGGGAAACTTTATATTCCGGGATGTGCTCAGTGACCGTTTGCAGGCGATGATTTTTGCCAAATACGCCTATGAAGTAATGGGCTTGAAAAACGTTGCCATATTACACCTGAAAAACGACTATAGCCAGGGACTGGCAGAAGACTTTTTAAGACAGTTTGAAGCTGATGGAGGAAAAGTTGTGGCCATTGAGTCCGCTATGCAGGGAGATAAAAATTTTAAAACTCAACTAACAAAAATCAGAGGGAAACAGCCTGACGCTTTATTTTTGCCTGACTATATAGCAGAGATTGCCCAAATACTGGAACAGTCCAAACAACTCGGGCTAAGCGTAAATGTATTGAGCGCTGACGGTTTTTCCAATCCTGAAATTTTTGATCTGGCCGGAAACCTGACAAATGGTGTAGTTTTCTCCAATTCTCCGGATGAAAGTTCAATAACAAATAATATAAGGACCGATTTTGAAAATGTTTATGAAAAAACTTACGGACAAAAGCCCGACGCTTTCAGCCTTGATTCTTATGACGCAGCCAAAATAATTATAAACGCTCTGGAAAAAGTTTACGCTGAGTCCTCTGCAAAAGAAAAAAGAACACTGATGCTTAACCGGGAAAAAATCAGGGATTATGTAGCCAAAACTGCTAACTATCCGGGTGTTTCCGGAACCATTACCTTTCTGTCCAACGGTGACGCTCTGAAAAATGTTGGAATATTTACTGTGAACAACAAACAATATAAACAAGTAGGTATTTTTAAGACCGAAAATGGAAAATTGATTCAAGTGCAATAGTAAAGTTATTTAATAATGGATAACGGTTTTCTTTTTCATATACAGGTCACTGAATTGCTGCAGCATTTCGTTAACGGTCTGTCCATAGGCAGCATTTATGCGCTGATAGCTCTTGGTTATACTCTGGTGTATGGGATCCTGAAATTCATCAACTTCGCTCACGGTGATATTCTGATGATGGGAACATATGCCGGACTCTTTATTTATAACGCCTATAGACCACCTGAGCAGGGATTTTTAACAATAGTTATATTCCTTTTAGCTATGATTGGAGCCATGATAACAAGTTCTGTATTAGGTGTTATTGTGGAAAAGCTGGCATACAAGCCATTAAGAAAGGCTCCCAGACTTGCCCCGTTGTTAAGCGCAATCGGTGTGTCCATAATTCTTATGAACAGTGCCGCATTATTTTTCGGGACCAAATCCAGAAAGTTTGATTATCCAT harbors:
- the ettA gene encoding energy-dependent translational throttle protein EttA, which gives rise to MAEEANKVIYSMIGVSKFYDKKPVLKNIYLSYFYGAKIGVLGLNGSGKSSLLKILAGVDLNFEGKTTISPGFTVGYLEQEPQLDDTKTVKEIVSEGMQELVNLMDEYNQINEKFGETLSDAEMDKLLARQGEVQEKLDALDAWDIDSKLEMAMDALRCPPGDTLVKVISGGERRRVALCRLLLKKPDILLLDEPTNHLDAESVAWLEQHLRRYEGTVIAVTHDRYFLDNVAGWILELDRGEGIPWKGNYSSWLEQKQARLKTEEKSETERQKTLQRELEWVRMAPKARQAKSKARISAYEKLLSQEAEKQMKELEIYIPPGPRLGSTVIEFNKVCKAFGDKILVEDITFSLPAGGIVGVIGPNGAGKTTMFRIITGQEKPDEGSIKIGETVKLGYVDQSRDILDPNKSVWEIISEGSEIINLGKKEMNSRTYVSRFNFSGADQQKKMSMLSGGERNRVHLARVLKAGTNVLLLDEPTNDLDVNTIRALEDALENFAGCAVVISHDRWFLDRIATHILAFEGDSKVRFFEGNFTDYEDDRKKRLGTDADQPHRIKYRHLTR
- a CDS encoding ABC transporter substrate-binding protein — translated: MKKITIVLILSSLLIIAGCSGRSRQTLKIGFCGPLTGDSANYGKMMTQAIKIAVVEKNSTGGIGGKVPVELIAEDDEGKVEKANAAIEKLAGIDKIYGLVGAVFSSCSLAIAPKAQANKIVMISPSSTHKDLTQMGNFIFRDVLSDRLQAMIFAKYAYEVMGLKNVAILHLKNDYSQGLAEDFLRQFEADGGKVVAIESAMQGDKNFKTQLTKIRGKQPDALFLPDYIAEIAQILEQSKQLGLSVNVLSADGFSNPEIFDLAGNLTNGVVFSNSPDESSITNNIRTDFENVYEKTYGQKPDAFSLDSYDAAKIIINALEKVYAESSAKEKRTLMLNREKIRDYVAKTANYPGVSGTITFLSNGDALKNVGIFTVNNKQYKQVGIFKTENGKLIQVQ